A region of Crenobacter cavernae DNA encodes the following proteins:
- a CDS encoding purine-cytosine permease family protein: MKSGTHTTPASQGQGGLEIEGHSIDFIPEHERTDKLSTQGPFWFVGNFTFFTMTIGFVGPSVGLSSLWTTIAGTLGIMFGTLFMAFHGSQGPHLGLPQMIQSRAQFGYRGVVLVLLATLFVFAGFNIVNLVLMMQGLNTLFAWGPMQVGLAVTVPATILAILGHDWMHKTFKWSLFLSLPLYGIVTLAVLMGWIQDAPPVANAPATAALGFTWIGFITQFAAGASYNIAYAPYVSDYSRYLPKNTSSGKLIAAVFLGASLSGAWMIAVGGWLGEHLHATDVLVALHSVGASVAPQLGTVVVAVTIIAFLPVIAMNIYSAKLTAITGVDSFRKVKPTPKVRVWAILFVVFLQLGVAMSIYTSGSGLSVLNIYLVVMLYFLVPWTAVNLTDYFFVRKGRYAIPHFFLPHDNLYGHWGCRGLLAYLIGFVTMIPFFTIFNGPKEVYVGPLARMIGSVDLAWLVGLVVSGLAYYLLCLTLDLKKEEELIRHIEKTTPQYTTGEGW, translated from the coding sequence ATGAAATCGGGTACGCACACTACGCCTGCGTCTCAGGGACAAGGCGGGCTGGAAATCGAAGGCCATTCGATCGACTTCATTCCGGAACACGAGAGGACCGACAAGCTGTCGACGCAAGGTCCGTTCTGGTTTGTCGGCAACTTCACCTTCTTCACTATGACGATCGGCTTCGTCGGACCGAGCGTGGGCCTGAGTTCGCTGTGGACCACGATCGCCGGCACGCTCGGCATCATGTTCGGCACGCTGTTCATGGCCTTCCACGGCTCGCAGGGGCCTCACCTGGGCCTGCCGCAAATGATCCAGTCGCGCGCGCAGTTCGGCTACCGCGGCGTGGTGCTGGTGCTGCTGGCGACGCTGTTCGTGTTCGCAGGCTTCAACATCGTCAACCTGGTGCTGATGATGCAGGGGCTCAACACGCTGTTCGCGTGGGGACCGATGCAGGTCGGACTGGCGGTGACGGTGCCGGCGACGATCCTCGCCATCCTCGGCCACGACTGGATGCACAAGACCTTCAAGTGGTCGCTGTTCCTGTCGCTGCCGCTGTACGGCATCGTGACGCTGGCGGTGCTGATGGGCTGGATCCAGGACGCGCCTCCGGTGGCCAACGCGCCCGCCACGGCTGCACTGGGTTTCACCTGGATCGGTTTCATCACCCAGTTCGCCGCCGGCGCCAGCTACAACATCGCCTACGCGCCCTACGTGTCGGACTACTCGCGCTATCTGCCGAAGAACACCTCGAGCGGCAAGCTGATCGCGGCCGTCTTCCTCGGCGCCTCGCTGTCCGGCGCGTGGATGATCGCCGTCGGCGGCTGGCTGGGCGAACACCTGCACGCCACCGACGTGCTGGTCGCGCTCCACAGCGTAGGCGCCAGCGTCGCACCGCAACTGGGCACGGTGGTCGTGGCCGTCACCATCATCGCCTTCCTGCCGGTCATCGCGATGAACATCTACAGCGCCAAGCTGACGGCGATCACCGGCGTGGACTCGTTCCGCAAGGTCAAGCCGACGCCCAAGGTGCGCGTCTGGGCCATCCTGTTCGTGGTCTTCCTGCAGCTGGGCGTGGCGATGAGCATCTACACCTCCGGTTCGGGCCTGTCGGTGCTGAACATCTACCTGGTGGTGATGCTGTACTTCCTGGTGCCGTGGACCGCCGTCAACCTGACCGACTACTTCTTCGTGCGCAAGGGCCGCTACGCCATCCCGCACTTCTTCCTGCCGCACGACAACCTCTACGGCCACTGGGGCTGCCGCGGCCTGCTCGCCTACCTGATCGGCTTTGTCACGATGATCCCGTTCTTCACCATCTTCAACGGCCCCAAGGAAGTCTACGTCGGCCCGCTGGCGCGGATGATCGGCAGCGTCGACCTGGCCTGGCTGGTCGGCCTGGTCGTCTCGGGCCTCGCCTACTACCTCTTGTGCCTGACGCTCGACCTCAAGAAGGAAGAAGAGCTCATCCGCCACATCGAAAAGACCACCCCCCAATACACCACGGGAGAAGGCTGGTAA
- a CDS encoding aldehyde dehydrogenase family protein, translating into MDTVVQQYLERYGVSEATRRFLAKPQKMFIGGRWLESGDGQFFDSVEPSTEGVITRIPAGTVDDLDHAVAAARAQFDGGQWRRLKPLERERLLHRLADLIEANAIELAELEAIDMGKSVASARDVDIQGTVDTFRYFAGWASKLHGRTVEPSLPGNYLAYTRKEPIGVVGAIVPWNFPLQTMAWKLAAALAVGCTTVVKPAELTSLSTLRFAELVQEAGIPDGVVNIVTGRGSVVGAAMATHPGIDKLTFTGSTPVGRNVGRAALDSIKRVTLELGGKSPVLVLDDADLAAAARAVANGVFFNSGQVCDAGTRAYVHRSVYDAFLDELIAYTATLKIAPGLDPDCFISPLVSALQKDRVVSYIDTGRREGAELVHGGHALQGPGYYVEPTIFAHCRNDMNIVREEIFGPVLVTAPFDDIDDALAQANDSPFGLAAAIYSNDLGRVHGLIPRLHAGSVYVNAHSTIDPAMPFGGFKESGFGKDLGPEQLDHLMETKAVWITLP; encoded by the coding sequence ATGGATACAGTCGTACAGCAATACCTGGAACGATACGGCGTGTCGGAGGCGACGCGACGCTTCCTCGCCAAGCCGCAGAAGATGTTCATCGGCGGCCGATGGCTGGAAAGCGGCGACGGCCAGTTCTTCGACTCGGTCGAACCGTCGACCGAAGGCGTCATCACGCGTATCCCGGCCGGCACGGTCGACGACCTCGACCATGCGGTCGCGGCCGCGCGCGCCCAGTTCGACGGCGGGCAGTGGCGACGCCTGAAGCCGCTGGAGCGCGAGCGCCTGCTGCATCGCCTCGCCGACCTGATAGAGGCGAACGCCATCGAGTTGGCCGAGCTCGAAGCCATCGACATGGGCAAGTCGGTCGCCTCTGCGCGCGACGTCGACATCCAGGGCACGGTCGACACCTTCCGCTACTTCGCCGGCTGGGCGTCCAAGCTGCACGGCCGCACCGTCGAGCCGTCGCTGCCGGGCAACTATCTGGCCTACACGCGCAAGGAGCCGATCGGCGTGGTCGGCGCGATCGTGCCGTGGAACTTCCCGCTGCAGACGATGGCGTGGAAGCTCGCCGCCGCGCTCGCGGTCGGCTGCACCACCGTCGTCAAGCCGGCCGAGCTGACCTCGCTGTCGACGCTGCGCTTCGCCGAGCTGGTGCAAGAAGCCGGCATCCCCGACGGCGTGGTCAACATCGTCACCGGGCGCGGCAGCGTGGTCGGCGCGGCGATGGCCACCCATCCTGGCATCGACAAGCTGACCTTCACCGGCTCGACCCCGGTCGGCCGCAACGTTGGCCGAGCCGCGCTCGACAGCATCAAGCGCGTCACGCTCGAGTTGGGCGGCAAGTCGCCGGTGCTGGTGCTCGACGACGCCGACCTTGCGGCCGCCGCGCGCGCGGTGGCCAACGGCGTATTCTTCAATTCGGGACAGGTGTGCGACGCCGGCACCCGCGCCTACGTGCACCGCAGCGTGTACGACGCCTTCCTCGACGAGCTGATCGCCTACACCGCCACGCTGAAGATCGCCCCAGGCCTGGATCCGGACTGCTTCATCAGCCCGCTGGTATCGGCGCTGCAGAAGGACCGCGTCGTCTCCTACATCGACACTGGCCGGCGTGAGGGAGCCGAGCTCGTCCACGGCGGCCACGCGCTGCAAGGGCCGGGCTACTACGTCGAGCCGACCATCTTCGCCCACTGCCGCAACGACATGAACATCGTCCGCGAGGAGATCTTCGGCCCGGTGCTGGTGACCGCCCCGTTCGACGATATCGACGACGCGCTGGCGCAGGCGAACGATTCGCCGTTTGGCCTGGCCGCCGCGATCTACTCCAACGACCTCGGCCGAGTGCACGGCCTGATCCCGCGCCTTCACGCCGGCTCGGTCTACGTGAACGCGCACAGCACGATAGACCCGGCGATGCCGTTCGGCGGCTTCAAGGAGTCCGGCTTCGGCAAGGACCTCGGCCCGGAACAGCTCGATCACCTGATGGAGACCAAGGCCGTGTGGATCACGCTGCCCTGA
- the speB gene encoding agmatinase produces the protein MEKNGYETGRLDLPFVGHCTFAKSPVCLDWNRIDADVAILGAPNDMGTQWRSGARFGPRGIREASTLFSFGHSGAYDHEDDTTYLTREQVSMVDVGDADIVHTDMAKSNANIEFAVRKILESGAMPVVLGGDHSIHAPVIKAYEGHGPIHIVHFDAHLDFVDERHGVRYGHGNPLRRASEMDHIGGMTQLGIRNVSSSNRDDYDAARDAGSHILSVRDVRRLGTDGVLALIPEGVPYYITIDIDGFDPSIAPGTGTPSHGGFQYYEVLEIIQALSKRSRGNIVGMDLVEVAPAYDQADVTSILAAQLLMNSLGFIFHDRAQAKAGR, from the coding sequence ATGGAAAAAAACGGATACGAAACGGGCCGCCTCGACCTGCCCTTCGTCGGGCACTGCACCTTCGCCAAGTCGCCGGTCTGCCTCGACTGGAACCGCATCGACGCCGACGTCGCCATCCTCGGCGCACCGAACGACATGGGCACCCAGTGGCGCTCGGGCGCGCGCTTCGGTCCGCGCGGCATCCGCGAGGCGTCGACGCTGTTCTCGTTCGGCCACTCGGGCGCCTACGACCACGAAGACGACACGACCTATTTGACGCGCGAGCAGGTGAGCATGGTCGACGTCGGCGACGCCGACATCGTCCACACCGATATGGCCAAGAGCAACGCCAACATCGAGTTCGCGGTGCGCAAGATCCTCGAATCGGGCGCGATGCCGGTGGTGCTCGGCGGCGACCACTCGATCCACGCGCCGGTGATCAAGGCCTACGAAGGGCACGGCCCGATCCACATCGTGCACTTCGACGCCCACCTGGACTTCGTCGACGAGCGCCACGGCGTGCGCTACGGCCACGGCAACCCGCTGCGCCGCGCATCCGAGATGGACCACATCGGCGGCATGACGCAGCTCGGCATCCGCAACGTCTCGTCGTCGAACCGCGACGACTACGACGCCGCGCGCGACGCCGGCTCGCACATCCTGTCTGTGCGCGACGTGCGCCGCCTCGGCACCGACGGCGTGCTCGCGCTCATTCCGGAAGGCGTGCCCTACTACATCACCATCGACATCGACGGCTTCGACCCGTCGATCGCGCCGGGCACCGGCACGCCGAGCCACGGCGGCTTCCAGTACTACGAAGTGCTGGAAATCATCCAGGCCTTGTCCAAGCGCAGCCGCGGCAACATCGTCGGCATGGACCTCGTCGAGGTCGCGCCCGCCTACGACCAGGCAGACGTGACCTCGATCCTCGCGGCGCAGCTGTTGATGAACAGCCTCGGCTTCATCTTCCACGACCGTGCTCAGGCCAAGGCGGGACGCTAA
- a CDS encoding LysR family transcriptional regulator translates to MMQLHDVDLKLLRVFVTIVKCGGFSAAQAALNVGQSTISEQMTSLETRLGVKLCDRGRGGFRLTEHGQATYEATQRLLMAVETFCMDTDLLKERITGRLYLGIIDNTITDPESPLPRATQRFVARGHDVHLDVYIGTPAELEERVLDGRLHVAIGHFPMRVPGLAYSLLYQESDGLFCSRLHPLYESPATDAELFDTLAASRIVARGYLQQRDLQLIGAAKAAATVDNVEAQAILILSGAYVGFLPVHYAERWVASGEMRRLEPQRFGLMWPFTAITRRGTTIPPILRVFLDDLEACTPQGRLQT, encoded by the coding sequence ATGATGCAGCTTCACGACGTCGACCTGAAACTGCTCAGGGTCTTCGTCACCATCGTCAAGTGCGGCGGCTTTTCCGCCGCGCAGGCGGCGCTGAACGTCGGGCAGTCGACGATCAGCGAACAGATGACCAGCCTGGAAACCCGGCTCGGCGTGAAGCTGTGCGACCGCGGCCGCGGCGGCTTCAGGTTGACCGAGCACGGCCAGGCGACCTACGAGGCGACGCAGCGCCTGCTGATGGCGGTAGAGACCTTCTGCATGGATACCGACCTCTTGAAGGAGCGCATCACAGGCCGGCTCTACCTCGGCATCATCGACAACACCATCACCGATCCGGAGTCTCCGCTGCCGCGCGCGACGCAGCGCTTCGTCGCGCGCGGGCACGACGTGCATCTGGACGTGTATATCGGCACGCCGGCTGAGCTCGAGGAGCGCGTGCTCGACGGCCGCCTGCACGTGGCGATCGGGCACTTCCCGATGCGGGTGCCCGGCCTCGCCTATTCGCTGCTGTACCAGGAGTCGGACGGCCTGTTCTGCAGCCGTCTCCACCCGCTCTACGAGAGCCCGGCTACCGACGCCGAGCTGTTCGACACGCTGGCGGCGAGCCGTATCGTCGCGCGCGGCTATCTGCAGCAGCGCGACCTGCAGCTGATCGGCGCCGCCAAGGCGGCCGCGACGGTCGACAACGTCGAGGCGCAGGCCATCCTGATCCTGTCCGGGGCCTACGTCGGTTTCCTGCCGGTGCACTACGCCGAGCGCTGGGTCGCGAGCGGCGAGATGCGCCGGCTCGAGCCGCAGCGCTTCGGCCTGATGTGGCCGTTCACCGCCATCACGCGGCGCGGCACGACCATCCCGCCCATCCTGCGCGTCTTCCTCGACGACCTCGAGGCGTGCACGCCGCAGGGCCGGCTGCAGACTTGA
- a CDS encoding LysR family transcriptional regulator codes for MHYAPEALHAFVAAATLGSFSAAARKLGKSQSTVSEAIANLEIDLCVTLFDRQLRPPALTDAGRQLLPRAEDILAAHDRLSRNAGQLLDGMEARLTLVVSDTALQSIPYETLLADLDRQYPDLELECMVAEHDDVIDLVEQGRAQLGLVGALPDYPADIGRATLATPAEIGLYVGKTHPLAGRAELDRDELLGERELRLNTVLDKPQRPTGGRCWSAPNYLLLMEMAAFGFGWAELPDWLAEHFGRDDLVKLKMAGWPKYLAVDVVWSRSHRLGPAGSWLLEKLRRT; via the coding sequence ATGCACTACGCGCCAGAAGCCCTGCACGCCTTCGTCGCCGCCGCCACGCTAGGCTCGTTCAGCGCCGCCGCGCGCAAGCTCGGCAAGAGTCAGTCCACCGTCAGCGAGGCGATCGCCAACCTCGAGATCGACCTTTGCGTGACGCTGTTCGACCGGCAGCTGCGGCCGCCGGCGCTGACCGACGCCGGCCGCCAGCTGTTGCCGCGCGCCGAGGACATCCTCGCCGCGCACGACCGCCTGAGCCGCAACGCCGGCCAGCTGCTGGACGGCATGGAGGCGCGCCTCACGCTGGTGGTGTCCGATACCGCCCTCCAGTCGATCCCGTACGAAACGCTGCTCGCCGACCTCGACCGGCAGTACCCCGACCTGGAACTAGAATGCATGGTGGCCGAGCACGACGACGTGATCGACCTCGTCGAACAGGGGCGCGCCCAGCTCGGCCTGGTCGGCGCGCTGCCCGACTACCCGGCCGACATCGGCCGCGCGACGCTCGCCACGCCGGCCGAGATCGGCCTCTACGTCGGCAAGACCCACCCGCTGGCCGGCCGTGCCGAGCTGGACCGGGACGAGCTCTTGGGCGAACGCGAGCTGCGCCTCAACACCGTGCTCGACAAGCCGCAGCGCCCGACCGGCGGGCGCTGCTGGTCGGCGCCCAACTACCTGTTGCTGATGGAAATGGCGGCGTTCGGCTTCGGCTGGGCGGAGCTGCCCGACTGGTTGGCCGAGCATTTCGGCCGCGACGACCTCGTCAAACTGAAGATGGCCGGCTGGCCGAAATACCTGGCGGTGGATGTGGTCTGGTCGCGCAGCCACCGGCTGGGGCCGGCCGGCAGCTGGCTGCTGGAAAAACTGCGCAGGACCTGA
- a CDS encoding multidrug/biocide efflux PACE transporter codes for MDTRKTLLERALFALAFELLAVAICAPLLSWLMGGSLGHMGALTLMMSLLAMGWNMLFNTLFDRAQQGLGFTRTLAVRALHAMLFEGGLVGLAVPLVAWWLGVSLIDALLFDIGILLFFLPYTMAFNWGYDVLRARWFARRAVAMPC; via the coding sequence ATGGATACCCGAAAAACGCTGCTGGAGCGCGCGCTCTTCGCGCTGGCCTTCGAGCTGTTGGCGGTGGCGATCTGCGCGCCGCTGCTGTCGTGGCTGATGGGCGGGTCGCTGGGCCACATGGGCGCGCTGACGCTGATGATGTCGCTCTTGGCGATGGGCTGGAACATGCTGTTCAACACGCTGTTCGACCGCGCCCAGCAAGGGCTCGGCTTTACGCGCACGCTGGCGGTGCGCGCCTTGCACGCGATGCTGTTCGAGGGCGGGCTGGTCGGCCTGGCGGTGCCGCTCGTGGCCTGGTGGCTGGGCGTCAGCCTCATCGACGCCTTGCTGTTCGACATCGGCATCCTGCTGTTCTTCCTGCCCTACACCATGGCGTTCAACTGGGGCTACGACGTGCTGCGCGCGCGCTGGTTCGCGAGGCGGGCGGTGGCCATGCCGTGCTGA
- a CDS encoding inositol monophosphatase family protein: protein MHPMLTVAVKAARRAGNHIQRASQNLDVIRVEKKKANDFVSDVDRQAEEIIIETLLEAYPKHAILAEESGAKGVGNSDYEWIIDPLDGTTNFLHGHTQYAISIALAVKGQIQQAVVYDPNRNDIFTASKGVGAFLNDRRIRVSRRIALNECLIATGFPVSDMSYLDQYLAMFRDVLPKVAGVRREGSAALDLCNVACGRVDGFWELNLKPWDIAAGSLMVQEAGGIVTNPKGEDGWLDSGDIVAGNPKVLGQLLHTLAPHVK, encoded by the coding sequence ATGCATCCGATGCTAACCGTGGCGGTCAAAGCCGCTCGCCGTGCCGGCAACCATATCCAGCGTGCTTCGCAGAATCTGGACGTGATCCGCGTAGAAAAGAAAAAGGCGAACGACTTCGTGTCCGACGTGGACCGCCAGGCGGAAGAAATCATCATCGAGACCCTGCTCGAGGCCTATCCGAAGCACGCAATTCTAGCAGAAGAGTCCGGCGCCAAAGGCGTGGGCAACTCCGACTACGAGTGGATCATCGACCCGCTGGACGGCACCACCAACTTCCTGCACGGCCACACGCAATACGCGATCTCGATCGCGCTGGCGGTCAAGGGCCAGATCCAGCAGGCGGTGGTGTACGACCCCAACCGCAACGACATCTTCACCGCGTCCAAAGGCGTCGGCGCCTTCCTGAACGACCGCCGCATCCGCGTGTCGCGCCGCATCGCGCTGAACGAATGCCTGATCGCCACCGGCTTCCCGGTGTCGGACATGAGCTACCTCGACCAATACCTCGCGATGTTCCGCGACGTGCTGCCGAAAGTCGCCGGCGTGCGCCGTGAAGGCTCGGCCGCGCTCGACCTGTGCAACGTCGCCTGCGGCCGCGTCGACGGCTTCTGGGAGCTGAACCTCAAGCCGTGGGACATCGCCGCAGGTAGCCTGATGGTGCAGGAGGCGGGCGGCATCGTCACCAACCCGAAGGGCGAGGACGGCTGGCTCGACTCGGGCGACATCGTCGCCGGCAACCCGAAGGTGCTCGGCCAACTGCTGCACACCCTCGCGCCGCACGTGAAGTAA
- a CDS encoding RNA methyltransferase, producing MNKPQVPDFLKNIRVVLARPSHPGNIGSAARAMKTMGLTKLYLVEPKTFPSAEADTLASGAVDVLENATVTSTLAEALAGVTVACALTSRRRELTTPLSTPRELAPDLIARATAGEQVALVFGNETFGLSIDEVEQCNRLMTIPGNPDYFSLNLAMAVQVLSYELFSHVDVGVDYLKTDAEAATHEEVDGFYGHLDETLEAIGYYRRRNGERLMRRLKTLFNRAQLQREEIDILRGMLKQMQRSAGGQSGTRSDPGEADENA from the coding sequence ATGAATAAACCCCAAGTGCCTGATTTTCTGAAGAACATTCGCGTGGTGCTGGCCCGTCCGAGCCACCCCGGCAACATCGGATCGGCCGCGCGCGCGATGAAGACGATGGGGCTGACCAAGCTCTATCTCGTCGAACCGAAGACCTTCCCGTCGGCCGAGGCGGACACGCTCGCCTCGGGTGCGGTCGACGTGCTCGAGAACGCGACGGTGACGTCGACCTTGGCCGAGGCGCTGGCCGGCGTCACCGTCGCGTGTGCGCTGACCAGCCGCCGCCGCGAGCTGACGACGCCGCTGTCCACGCCGCGCGAACTCGCGCCCGACCTGATCGCGCGCGCCACGGCCGGAGAACAGGTCGCGCTGGTGTTCGGCAACGAGACCTTCGGCCTGTCGATCGACGAGGTCGAGCAGTGCAACCGGCTGATGACCATCCCCGGCAACCCCGACTACTTCTCGCTGAACCTGGCGATGGCGGTTCAGGTGCTGTCGTACGAGCTGTTCTCGCACGTCGACGTCGGCGTCGACTATTTGAAGACAGACGCCGAGGCGGCGACGCACGAGGAGGTCGACGGCTTCTACGGTCATCTCGACGAGACGCTCGAGGCGATCGGCTACTACCGTCGCCGCAACGGCGAGCGGCTGATGCGCCGGCTGAAGACGCTGTTCAACCGCGCCCAGTTGCAGCGCGAGGAGATCGACATCCTGCGCGGTATGCTCAAGCAGATGCAGCGCAGCGCAGGCGGACAGTCCGGCACCCGGTCCGACCCTGGCGAAGCCGACGAAAACGCCTGA
- a CDS encoding DUF1853 family protein, giving the protein MPPVPPVSFPLLSALPAWHARLLTLRHQAVRDLAFLLTAPMGWAASSNLEPARLLGARGWPSLSALDADPAPLEQWLLAHPSGRLGRYAEVLLAYWFAHAPHAELVAHNLAVRDAAHRTHGEFDFLVRLDGEPFHIELASKFYLMLGDVPDSLIGASLRDAWRLKAAKLERQLALRRHPLAAPLLPAGFTQAASVARVTGWLFINDGLALPHPLNPHAPRGWFAPLAEPWPHRSGDSRWLWLPRLQWLAPARLPALYTESEQDLRARLALIDRPQLVAEVAVDETGEAFEVARGFVLPAGWPPPEALAALRARMLPEPAWQAGR; this is encoded by the coding sequence GTGCCGCCCGTTCCGCCCGTCTCGTTCCCCCTTCTTTCCGCGCTGCCGGCCTGGCACGCGCGGCTGTTGACGCTGCGCCACCAGGCGGTGCGCGACCTCGCCTTCCTGCTGACCGCGCCGATGGGCTGGGCGGCGTCGAGCAACCTCGAACCGGCCCGGCTGCTCGGCGCCCGAGGTTGGCCGAGCCTTTCGGCGCTCGACGCCGATCCGGCGCCGCTCGAGCAATGGCTGCTCGCGCATCCGTCGGGCCGGCTCGGCCGCTACGCCGAGGTGCTGCTCGCGTACTGGTTCGCGCATGCGCCGCACGCCGAACTCGTCGCGCACAACCTCGCGGTGCGCGACGCCGCGCACCGCACGCACGGCGAATTCGACTTCCTGGTGCGTCTGGACGGCGAACCCTTCCATATCGAGCTGGCCAGCAAGTTCTACCTGATGCTGGGCGACGTGCCCGACAGCCTGATCGGCGCCAGCCTGCGCGACGCGTGGCGGCTGAAGGCGGCCAAGCTCGAGCGGCAGCTCGCGCTGCGCCGCCACCCGCTCGCCGCACCGCTGCTGCCGGCGGGCTTCACTCAGGCGGCGAGCGTCGCGCGCGTCACCGGCTGGCTCTTCATCAACGACGGCCTCGCGCTGCCGCACCCGCTGAACCCCCATGCTCCACGCGGCTGGTTCGCCCCATTGGCCGAGCCTTGGCCGCATCGCAGCGGCGACAGCCGCTGGCTGTGGCTGCCGCGGCTGCAATGGCTCGCACCGGCCAGGCTGCCGGCGCTCTATACCGAATCCGAGCAAGACTTGCGCGCCCGGCTCGCTCTGATCGACCGGCCGCAACTGGTCGCCGAGGTCGCCGTCGACGAGACCGGCGAGGCGTTCGAGGTGGCGCGCGGCTTCGTGCTGCCGGCCGGCTGGCCGCCGCCCGAGGCGCTCGCCGCGCTGCGCGCACGCATGCTGCCGGAGCCGGCGTGGCAGGCCGGCCGTTGA
- the fnr gene encoding fumarate/nitrate reduction transcriptional regulator Fnr, with protein sequence MADTLSPATLKVSCSDCSLRELCLPIGLNPDEMSQLDAVIRQSRKLKRGDALFRSGEGFRSLFAVRTGFFKTTVASCDGREQVTGFHMSGELMGLDGISVDLHGCDAIALEDSEVCELPFTRMEDLSRDIPSLQRHFYRLMSREIVRDQNVMLLLGNMKAEERLAAFLLNLSQRLASRGFAANDFILRMSREEIGSFLGLKLETVSRTLSKLQQQGWIKVDHKHIRLLEPATLKALLSGCANASSGPR encoded by the coding sequence ATGGCCGATACCCTTTCGCCCGCCACGCTGAAAGTCAGCTGCTCTGACTGTTCCTTGCGCGAGCTGTGCCTGCCTATAGGCCTCAACCCCGACGAGATGTCACAACTGGACGCGGTGATCCGCCAGAGCCGCAAGCTCAAGCGCGGCGACGCCCTGTTCCGCAGCGGCGAGGGTTTCCGCTCGCTGTTCGCGGTGCGCACCGGCTTTTTCAAGACGACAGTCGCGAGCTGCGACGGCCGCGAGCAGGTGACCGGTTTTCACATGTCGGGCGAGCTGATGGGGCTGGATGGCATCTCGGTCGACCTGCACGGCTGCGACGCGATCGCGCTCGAGGACAGCGAGGTGTGCGAGCTGCCGTTCACGCGCATGGAAGACCTCAGCCGCGACATCCCCAGCCTGCAGCGCCACTTCTACCGGCTGATGAGCCGCGAGATCGTCCGCGACCAGAACGTGATGCTGCTGCTCGGCAATATGAAGGCCGAGGAGCGCCTCGCCGCCTTCCTCTTGAACCTGTCGCAGCGCCTGGCCAGCCGCGGTTTCGCCGCCAACGACTTCATCCTGCGGATGAGCCGCGAGGAGATCGGCAGCTTCCTCGGCCTCAAGCTCGAGACGGTCAGCCGCACGCTGTCCAAACTCCAGCAGCAGGGCTGGATCAAGGTCGACCACAAGCACATCCGGCTCCTGGAACCCGCCACGCTCAAGGCGCTGCTGTCCGGCTGCGCGAACGCGAGCTCCGGCCCTAGGTGA